One segment of Candidatus Poribacteria bacterium DNA contains the following:
- a CDS encoding VOC family protein, whose translation MTTNATLEKIHPFFIVDNLGKSIDFYNQKLGFETDLLIPEDDPFFAIVSRDNVRILLKHITEFIHPVPNHTRHEWARWDAFIFTPDPDALFAEYQSRGLEFHEPLEDTDDGLRAFELKDHDGYVLCFGKPL comes from the coding sequence ATGACAACCAACGCAACACTCGAAAAAATCCACCCATTTTTTATCGTCGACAACCTTGGGAAGTCAATTGACTTCTACAATCAAAAACTCGGTTTTGAGACAGACCTGCTTATCCCAGAAGATGATCCGTTTTTCGCGATCGTGTCTCGTGATAATGTACGGATTCTTCTCAAACATATAACGGAATTTATTCATCCAGTACCGAACCATACTCGGCACGAATGGGCACGGTGGGACGCTTTTATTTTCACTCCCGATCCTGACGCGCTGTTTGCGGAGTATCAGTCTCGTGGACTGGAATTCCACGAACCGCTCGAAGACACCGACGATGGTCTCCGCGCTTTTGAACTTAAAGATCATGATGGGTATGTTTTGTGTTTTGGGAAGCCGCTTTGA
- a CDS encoding tetratricopeptide repeat protein translates to MLWPSFSDYEFFIKNAFDFSVLDPVLRNGTPMKGISGGFSRVYPVRVASKTFALRCWVKDVGNAKNRYEKISTYLKQRRLQYFVDFEYVSEGVLINNTKYPITRMEWADGVSLRKFIEQNSQDPHVFKVIADEFRKMVATLHDHKISHGDLQDGNILIKRNGAAIEIKLIDYDSLSVPALHGQAEQIVGLPEYQHPQRIAGGGKASEKVDYFSELVIYLSFLSLSEKPDLWTQFGDEKRVDRGLLFSKKDFENPDQSDVFQQLANLSPDVQQLTATLKDFCAKTSIDQLKPLEAILPKRDANPLSIINLWQYIVGALKGSWHSVTTGALGLGLFICFIAFLIQMNAKDVSLSQNAVLTKRIAQRELEIQALENTNEEFNRVNGELQKELTSKNSMINTTSGNMASLQRQLNEQKNKNRTLQNQVVQKNTEIRRLRNDNAVALRKNRTLRNQIDEGKSGVVDQNATIQRLRNEKTETLAGNQKLQDQNQNLIRQNQKLREEKRSLQSQLIIAKQNGSGKESGDDRSIDPVLPEPLKQIDEYRDEVPLATVKYTNHGIEAFKLKDYDNAVDFFRDAVQVDLTFAITHYNLGCVYLEMREYSKAINAFSEAVDVDHKFKEAYYNLGLAHLGKGAHKQAKSSIELALRIDKDYQSAHTLLGAIEKSQR, encoded by the coding sequence ATGCTTTGGCCAAGTTTTTCCGATTATGAATTCTTTATCAAGAATGCTTTCGATTTCAGTGTGTTGGACCCTGTACTGAGAAACGGAACACCCATGAAGGGAATATCTGGCGGTTTTTCGAGAGTCTATCCTGTTAGAGTTGCCTCTAAAACTTTCGCGCTGCGATGTTGGGTTAAAGATGTCGGTAATGCTAAGAATCGGTATGAAAAAATATCTACTTACCTGAAACAGCGTCGTTTACAATATTTTGTTGATTTTGAGTACGTTTCAGAAGGCGTTTTGATAAATAACACCAAGTATCCGATCACACGAATGGAATGGGCAGACGGTGTATCGCTCCGAAAGTTTATTGAACAAAATTCACAGGATCCTCACGTTTTTAAAGTTATAGCCGATGAGTTTCGAAAAATGGTTGCAACCCTCCACGACCACAAGATTTCGCACGGAGATCTTCAAGATGGAAATATACTGATTAAGCGAAATGGTGCTGCTATTGAAATTAAATTGATAGACTACGACAGTTTGTCTGTTCCCGCGCTTCACGGTCAAGCGGAGCAGATTGTCGGTTTACCAGAGTATCAACATCCACAAAGAATCGCAGGCGGTGGAAAAGCCAGTGAAAAGGTTGACTATTTCTCCGAGTTGGTTATTTACCTTTCGTTTTTGAGTCTATCCGAAAAACCGGACCTCTGGACTCAGTTTGGAGATGAGAAGCGAGTTGATAGAGGCTTATTGTTTTCAAAAAAGGATTTTGAAAATCCTGACCAATCAGACGTTTTCCAGCAGCTTGCCAACTTGTCACCTGATGTTCAGCAGCTGACTGCAACCCTAAAGGATTTTTGTGCTAAAACTTCGATTGATCAGTTAAAACCGCTGGAAGCGATACTGCCAAAACGGGATGCCAATCCGCTATCTATAATTAACCTTTGGCAATATATTGTTGGCGCATTAAAAGGTAGTTGGCATTCCGTTACGACTGGTGCTTTGGGTTTAGGGTTATTCATTTGTTTTATCGCATTTTTAATACAAATGAATGCGAAAGATGTCTCTCTCTCACAAAACGCTGTGTTGACAAAGCGGATCGCTCAAAGGGAATTAGAAATTCAGGCTCTGGAAAATACTAATGAGGAATTCAATCGTGTTAATGGTGAATTGCAAAAAGAATTGACAAGTAAGAATTCTATGATAAACACTACATCTGGAAATATGGCAAGTTTGCAGAGGCAGTTAAATGAACAGAAAAACAAAAACCGAACATTGCAGAATCAAGTGGTTCAAAAAAATACTGAAATTCGACGGTTACGAAACGACAATGCTGTCGCTCTCCGCAAAAACCGAACATTGCGGAATCAAATAGATGAAGGTAAATCAGGGGTTGTAGATCAGAATGCTACTATCCAGCGGCTCAGAAACGAAAAAACAGAAACTCTCGCCGGAAACCAAAAATTGCAAGATCAGAACCAAAATCTCATTCGCCAAAACCAAAAGCTACGGGAAGAGAAAAGATCATTACAAAGCCAGTTGATCATTGCTAAACAGAACGGTTCTGGTAAGGAATCGGGCGATGACCGATCTATTGATCCAGTACTTCCAGAGCCACTGAAGCAAATTGATGAGTATAGGGACGAGGTTCCTCTAGCAACTGTTAAGTATACTAATCATGGAATCGAGGCTTTTAAGCTTAAGGATTATGACAACGCAGTAGACTTTTTTAGGGACGCAGTACAGGTTGACTTAACATTTGCAATAACACATTATAATCTTGGGTGTGTTTATTTGGAAATGAGAGAGTATAGTAAGGCAATAAATGCTTTTAGTGAAGCAGTAGACGTTGACCACAAATTCAAAGAAGCGTACTACAACTTAGGTCTTGCTCATCTTGGAAAGGGTGCTCATAAACAAGCAAAAAGTTCCATTGAATTAGCTTTAAGGATTGATAAAGACTATCAGAGCGCACATACCCTTTTGGGTGCTATTGAAAAATCTCAACGATAG
- a CDS encoding protein phosphatase 2C domain-containing protein: MVKLKSNKFITHKKGGTLTDCQDAIELNEDISRYAVADGATRSFYPKIWAELLVKGFCEETTLSLESLEEKEGWKEWINPLRQKWLKQVTLRVQKTKRFIHIDRLSKLESAASTFIGLEIDKTEAEWKAMIIGDSCLFHIGESGLKESYLIKKSEDFTNRPGIFTSFEKDNSDEPIFVAGQTNHGDIFILATDALSKWIIQHKEIGELGDALKQLLCIDCWEQFNDFVEKAREAENIRLANDDVAFMLISVEFERQLPKFESSDQELERQQNPWFVLLICLLAGGGMFVGLYLIFYFLLKPD; encoded by the coding sequence ATGGTAAAGTTAAAGTCTAACAAATTTATTACGCATAAAAAGGGAGGAACTTTAACTGATTGCCAAGATGCTATTGAGCTTAACGAAGATATATCCCGTTACGCAGTCGCAGATGGCGCAACAAGGTCGTTCTATCCAAAAATATGGGCGGAACTCCTCGTAAAGGGTTTCTGTGAAGAGACTACTTTATCTTTAGAATCTTTAGAAGAAAAGGAGGGTTGGAAAGAATGGATAAATCCTCTCCGACAGAAATGGTTAAAGCAAGTAACTTTAAGGGTTCAAAAAACAAAGAGGTTTATCCATATAGATAGGTTATCCAAATTAGAATCTGCTGCTTCCACCTTTATTGGACTTGAAATTGACAAAACTGAAGCGGAATGGAAAGCAATGATTATAGGAGATAGTTGTTTATTTCACATTGGGGAGTCTGGACTAAAAGAGAGTTACCTGATAAAAAAATCAGAAGATTTTACAAATCGCCCCGGGATTTTTACTAGTTTTGAGAAGGATAATTCCGATGAGCCAATTTTTGTAGCAGGGCAAACGAATCATGGCGATATATTTATCTTAGCCACTGATGCTCTATCAAAATGGATTATACAACATAAAGAAATTGGGGAATTGGGTGACGCACTTAAACAACTCCTTTGTATAGACTGTTGGGAACAATTTAATGACTTCGTTGAAAAAGCACGAGAGGCAGAAAATATCCGTCTTGCCAATGATGATGTGGCATTTATGCTAATTTCTGTCGAATTTGAACGACAACTACCAAAATTTGAGTCTTCTGATCAGGAGTTAGAACGGCAACAAAATCCTTGGTTCGTTCTCTTGATTTGTCTACTTGCAGGAGGCGGAATGTTTGTCGGTCTTTACCTGATATTCTACTTCCTACTAAAACCAGATTAG